The Harpia harpyja isolate bHarHar1 chromosome 10, bHarHar1 primary haplotype, whole genome shotgun sequence genome includes a region encoding these proteins:
- the CHST3 gene encoding carbohydrate sulfotransferase 3, translating into MEIRRALPQDFRELLHCLKMRSKYAILLVFVVGLVIIEKENNFISRVSDKLKQSPQALAEANGTEASPVLAENGSLASLQELDAAFSQLRSHLRNVTLQLVGDGDPRPRRHVLLMATTRTGSSFVGEFFNQQGSIFYLFEPLWHIERTVTFEPGGANAVGSALVYRDVLKQLLLCDLYILESFILPAPEDHLTPFMFRRGSSRSLCEEPVCTPNAKKVFEKYHCKNRRCGPLNITLAAEACQRKQHVALKTVRIRQLEFLQPLVEDPRLDVRIIQLVRDPRAVLASRMVAFSGKYETWKKWASEGEAPLREEEVQRLRGNCESIRLSAELGLRRPGWLRGRYMLVRYEDVAQAPLQKAEEMYNFAGLPLTPQVKEWIGKNTQAPRDGSGVYSTRKNSSEQFEKWRFSIPFKLAQVVQDACAPAMRLFGYKLASSPAALANRSFSLLEEAQPSWVT; encoded by the exons atgGAGATCCGACGCGCTTTGCCCCAGGATTTCCGGGAGCTGCTGCACTGCCTGAAGATGAGGAGCAAGTATGCCATCCTGCTGGTCTTCGTCGTCGGCCTCGTCATCATCGAGAAGGAGAACAACTTCATCTCCAG GGTGTCGGACAAGCTGAAGCAGTCCCCGCAGGCGCTGGCGGAGGCCAACGGCACGGAAGCCAGCCCGGTGCTGGCCGAGAACGGCTCGCTGGCCTCGCTGCAAGAGCTGGATGCCGCCTTCTCCCAGCTGAGGTCCCACCTGCGCAACGTCACCCTGCAGCTGGTGGGCGACGGGGACCCCAGGCCGCGGCGGCACGTCTTGCTGATGGCCACCACCCGCACCGGCTCCTCCTTCGTGGGAGAGTTCTTCAACCAGCAAGGCAGCATCTTCTACCTCTTTGAGCCCCTCTGGCACATCGAGAGGACGGTGACCTTCGAGCCAGGGGGAGCTAACGCGGTGGGCTCGGCCCTGGTCTACCGGGACGTCCTCAAGCAGCTCCTCCTCTGCGACCTCTACATCTTGGAGAGCTTCATCTTGCCGGCACCTGAGGACCACCTGACGCCCTTCATGTTTAGGAGGGGCTCGAGCCGCTCGCTCTGCGAGGAGCCTGTCTGCACGCCCAACGCCAAGAAGGTCTTCGAGAAGTACCACTGCAAGAACCGCCGCTGCGGCCCCCTCAACATCACCCTGGCCGCCGAGGCGTGCCAGCGCAAGCAGCACGTGGCCCTGAAGACGGTGCGCATCCGGCAGCTGGAGTTCCTGCAGCCGCTGGTGGAGGACCCTCGCCTGGACGTGCGCATCATCCAGCTGGTGCGGGATCCCCGGGCCGTCCTGGCCTCCCGCATGGTGGCCTTCTCCGGCAAGTACGAGACCTGGAAGAAGTGGGCATCCGAAGGGGAGGCTCCCCTCCGCGAGGAGGAGGTGCAGCGGCTGCGGGGCAACTGCGAGAGCATCCGTCTGTCAGCCGAGCTGGGGCTGCGGCGGCCAGGCTGGCTGCGGGGTCGTTACATGCTGGTCCGCTACGAGGACGTGGCGCAGGCGCCCTTACAGAAGGCAGAGGAGATGTACAACTTCGCCgggctccccctcaccccccaggTGAAGGAATGGATTGGCAAAAACACGCAGGCGCCCCGCGACGGCAGCGGCGTCTACTCCACCCGCAAAAACTCCTCTGAGCAGTTTGAGAAGTGGCGGTTCAGCATCCCCTTCAAGCTGGCGCAGGTGGTGCAGGATGCCTGCGCCCCAGCCATGCGCCTTTTTGGCTACAAGCTGGCCAGCAGTCCTGCCGCGCTGGCTAACCGCTCCTTCAGCCTGCTGGAGGAGGCACAGCCCTCCTGGGTCACGTAA